Within the Saccharopolyspora gloriosae genome, the region CGGCTGCGCGAGCTGCTCGGCAACGGCGTTCCCGATCAGGAGCTGCCGGAGGACCTGTTCCAGGCGTGCGTGCAGGTGCTGGCCTCGTGGGAGTGGGAGCAGCGGCCGGTGGGCGTCATCTCGATCGGCTCGAACAGCAGGCCGCAGCTGGTGCGCAGCCTCGCGCAGCGCATCGCCACGATCGGCAGGCTGCCGCTGCTGGGTGAGGTGGCGACGAACCCGTCGACGACCCCGAAGCGCGGCAACAGCGCCCAGCGCGTCGGCTCGCTGCGCGGCCAGTTCAAGGTTCCGGACGAGCTCGCGGCGAAGATCTCCGAGCTCGACGGCCCGGTGCTGCTGATGGACGACTACACCGACACGGGCTGGACCTCGGCGATCGTGGCCCGCACCCTGCGGCTCGCGGGCGCACCGGCGGTACTCCCCTTCACCCTCGCTTCCACCGGCTGACCCCGCCCGCGAAACGGTGGGTCCCGGGTGGCGGGAAGGGTTCCCAGGGGGCGCTGGGGGATCTAGTGTGACGCGATCCAGTAGCCCGGGTGGGGGTTCGATCGGGAGGGGTGGACGGTGACGGTTGCATCCGTGCCCGAGCGGCATCGGCTGCCGATGCGCAAGCTCGTCGCGGCCAGCATCGGCAATGCCATCGAGTGGTACGACTGGACGATCTACAGCGCGTTCAGCGTGTACTTCGCGAGCCGCTTCTTCCCCGGTGAACTGGCGTTGGTGAACACGCTGGCCACGTTCGCGCTGGCGTTCTTCTTCCGGCCGCTCGGCGGCTGGCTGCTGGGCCGGTTCGCCGACCTGCACGGCCGGAAGACGTCGATGCTGCTGACGATCGCGCTGATGGCGGGCGGTTCACTGCTGATCGGTGTGCTGCCGACCTTCGACCTGATCGGCTGGGCGGCGCCCGCGCTGCTGGTGCTGGCCCGGATCGGGCAGGGCCTGTCGCTGGGCGGTGAGGTGTCGAACGCGTCGGCCTACCTGGCCGAGATCGCCCCGGCGAGCAGGCGCGGGCGCTACTCCGCGTTCTTCTACATCTCTACCGGTACCGCGCTGCTCATCGCCTCACTGCTGGGTTTCCTGCTGACCTCGGTGCTCAGCGAGCAGCAGCTCACCGACTTCGGCTGGCGCATCCCGTTCGTGATCGGCGGTGTGCTGGGGCTGCTCGGCCTGTGGCTGCGCCGCTCGTTGGAGGAGACCGAGCAGTTCGCGGACAACCAGGACAAGGCCCGCGCCCTCAAGAATCCGCTGTGGACCACGTTGCGGCGGCATCCGAAGGCGGTGGGTCAGCTGATCGGGTTCAGCATGCTCTCCACGCTCTGCTACTACACGTTCTTCAGCGCGTTGACCCCGTTCGCGGTGCAGACGCGGGGCGCCGACGCCACCGACGTCTTCCTGGCGCTGTCGATCGCCACTGCGCTGTTCATCGCCTTGCAGTACCCGATGGGAGCGCTGTCGGACCGCTTCGGGCGCAAACCGCAGCTGCTGGCGTGGTCGGCGGCGACGGCGGTGCTGATCGTGCCGTTGTCTGCCCTGGTCCGTCCCGGACTCGGTGCGCTGCTCGTGGTGTTCTGCATCGGAGTCGGCCTCTACACGGCGATGACGTCGATCGCCCCGGCGATCATGTCGGAGCTGTTCCCCACCGAGCTGCGCGGCTTGGGCATCGGAGCCTGGTACAACCTGACGGTCGCCGTGTTCGGCGGCACCGCTCCCCTGGTGATCCAAGGGCTCGCCGCGTTCGACGCGTCCACGGCGTTCTTCTGGTACATCGCCGTGAGCGCCGTCGTCGCGTTCCTGGTGATCCGCACGCTGCCGGAGACCAAAGGCACCGAGCTCCGCTGAGCGGCGAAGCCCGCAGCAGGCCGCTCAGCGCAGCGGGACCAGGTCGTCGGCGTGGACGACCTCGCGACGCTGTTCAGCGGGCAGGTCGTAGCTGGAGCGGCCGATGAGGTCGGGCAGTTCGCCCGCGTCGTAGGCGACCACGCCGCGGGCCACGACCGCGCCCGAGGGATCGAGCAGTTCGACCACGTCACCGCCGTCGAACGTGCCCTCCACCGCGGTGATCCCGGCAGCGAGCAGCGAACGCCGGCGCCGGACCACCGCCGTCACCGCCCCGTCGTCCAGCCACAGCCGACCGCGGGCGCCCGCGGCGTGCGCGAGCCAGAACCGGCGGGCAGAGAGCCGGGTGCCGGTGGCCGCGAACGCCGTGCCCACGTCGGCGTCGCCGAGCGCCCGCCCGGCCTGCGCGGCGGAGGTCAGCAGCACCGGGATGCCCGCGGTGCACGCGACCCTGGCGGCCTCGACCTTGGAGGCCATCCCTCCGGTGCCGACTCCGGAACCCGCGCCGCTCGCGTCCACACCGTCGAGGTCGGCGGCACCGGTGACCTCTCGGATCACCGACGCTCCCCCACCGCGCGGATCCCCGTCGTACAGGGCGTCCACATCGGACAACAGCAGCAACGCGTCCGCGCCGACGAGGTGCGAGACGAGCGCGGCGAGCCGGTCGTTGTCACCGAACCGGATCTCCGCGGTGGCGACCGTGTCGTTCTCGTTGACCACCGGCACCACGCCGAGCGTGAGCAGGCGGTTCAGCGTGCGCTGCGCGTTGCGGTAGTGCGCCCGCCGCACCACGTCGTCGGCGGTGAGCAGCACCTGCCCGACGGTGCGGCGGTAGCGGGCGAAGGACTCGGCGTAGGCGTGCGCCAGTGCCTGCTGCCCCACGCTGGCCGCGGCCTGCTTCGTGGCCAGGTCGCGCGGTCTGCGGCGCAGGCCGAGCGGCGCGATCCCGGCGGCGATGGCACCGGAGGACACCACGACGACTTGGGCGCCCGCTTCGACGCGCGCGGTCACGGCGTCCACGAGCGCCGCCAGCCGCGCCTGGTCCAGCGCGCCCTTCGAGGTGGTCAGCGAGGACGATCCGACTTTGACGACGAGGCGTTGCGCCGCCGCGATGGACTTGCGGGTCGGCGACAGCTCCACCTCGTCGGTCATTCGTCCTCCTCGGCTCCCGCACCGCCGACGTAGCCGCCCTCGGCGTCGAGGTGCGAACGACGCGCCTTCTTCGCCGCCTTGCGTTCCGAAGCGCCCACGCGATCGGTCGAGTCCAAGCGGTTGTCGGTACCGCGGCCGCTGAGCATCGCGGCGACACCGGCCGGGGTGGACGGTTCCCAGTCGAAGGTCACGGTGCCGATGGTGACCTGGCTGCCCGGTTCCGCACCGGCACGACCCAGCGCTTCCTCCACCCCGAGCTTCGCCAGCCGGTCGGCGAGGAAGCCCACCGCCTCGTCGTTGTCGAACTGGGTCTGGCGCACCCACCGCTCCGGCTTCTCGCCGCGCACGATGAACGCCTCGTCGTCCTCCGGGTCGGTCTCGATGCTGAACCCGGTGTCGCCGATGGCGTGCGGACGCACCACGACCCGTGCCGGTTCGGGTGCGGGCAGCGACGCCCGGTAATGCTCGACTTCCTCGGCCAGCGCGAAGGACAGCTCGCGCAGGCCCTCGTGGCTGGCCGTGGACACCTCGAACACGCGCAGGCCGCGGGACTCCAGGTCCGGGCGGATCAGTTCGGCGAGCTCGCGCGCCTCCGGCACGTCGACCTTGTTCAGCACCACCAGCCGCGGGCGGTCGGCGAGATCGCCGTGCTCGCCCTGCAACGCGGGCGTGTAGCGCGCCAGCTCGGCCTCCAAAGCGTCCACATCGGACAGTGGGTCGCGCCCCGGTTCCATCGTCGCGCAGTCCACGACGTGCACCAGCACGGCGCACCGCTCGATGTGGCGCAGGAAGTCCAGGCCCAGCCCACGACCCTCGCTCGCGCCGGGGATCAGACCGGGCACGTCGGCGACGGTGAACACCGTCTCGCCCGCGGTGACCACCCCGAGGTTCGGCGCCAGAGTGGTGAACGGGTAGTCGGCGATCTTCGGCTTCGCGGCGGACACGACCGAGATCAGCGAGGACTTGCCCGCTGATGGGAACCCGAGCAGGCCTGCGTCGGCGACGGACTTCAGCTCCAGGACCAGGTCGAGCTGCTCACCCGGTTCACCGAGCAACGCGAACCCGGGCGCCTTGCGGGCCTTCGAGGCCAGCGCGGCGTTGCCGAGCCCGCCCCGGCCGCCCTCGGCGGCGACGAACGTGGTGCCCGGCCCGATCAGGTCCGCCAAGACCTCACCGTCCTCGGTGAGCACGACCGTGCCGTCCGGCACCGGCAGGATCAGGTCCTCGCCGAGCGCGCCGTTGCGGTGGCCGCCCTTGCCCGGCTTGCCGTTGGACGCGGTCGCGTGCGGCCGGTGGTGGAAGTCGAGCAGCGTGTGCACGCCCGAGTCGACGACGAGCCGCACATCGCCACCGCGGCCGCCGTTGCCGCCGTCGGGGCCGCCGAGCGGCTTGAACTTCTCCCGGTGGACCGAGGCGCAGCCATTGCCCCCATCGCCTGCGGCGATGTGGATGGTCACGCGGTCAATGAACCGCGACACGAGTCCCTCCAGGTACCAAAAGTGCTGACATCACAACGTCCGCGAACGCGAACGCGAACGAGGGGCGGGACCGGTGTGCGAACCGGACCCGCCCCTCGTCGGGAAGTGCTGTGCCGAGAGCCGGGTCAGACGACCTCGGCCGGCACGATGTTGACGGTCTTGCGACCGCGCTTGCTGCCGAACTCGACCTCACCGGCCGAGAGAGCGAACAGCGTGTCGTCCTTGCCGCGGCCCACGTTCAGGCCGGGGTGGAACTTGGTGCCGCGCTGCCGAAGCAGGATCTCGCCGGCCTTGACGACCTGGCCGCCGTAGCGCTTCACGCCCAGATACTGAGCGTTCGAGTCGCGGCCGTTACGAGAGCTGGATGCGCCCTTCTTATGTGCCATGACTACTCAGGTCCTCACTTGGTGATGCCGGTGACCTCAACGCGGGTCAACTTCTGACGGTGACCCTGGCGCTTCTGGTATCCGGTCTTGTTCTTGAACTTGTGGATGCGGATCTTGGGGCCCTTGGTCTGCTCGACCAGCTTCCCGGTCACCGAGACCTTCGCCAGTGCGTTGGCGTCGGCGGTGACGTCGGTGCCGTCGACGACCAGAACAGCCGGGAAGGTGACCTCGGTGCCGGAGTCGCCTTCGAGCTTCTCGACCTCGACGACGTCCCCGACCGCCACTTTGTACTGCTTGCCGCCGGTCTTGACGATCGCGTACATGAGTCGGAAGTCTCCTGCTACTCGGTTCGCTTGGTTCACCCGTTGACGCCCTCTCCGGCGAGCCGGAGTTCCTACCGCCCGGCCGAGCCGGGCTTCGGGGGGTTCCTGCGTCGCGACCCTCGTCCCCACGAGGGGCACCGGGTTCCACAGGCGTTTTGCCTCTCCGCCCGTCCGGCGGCGAGAAGTGCTCACACAGCATACAGACCGCCCATCGACACCCGACCGCTAGGGGGCCGGGCCGCCGGAAGCGGGCCGGAGGACAGCTTATTCCAAGCCGTTCCGCCGCCGGAGAGCCGGGTGCGCGCACGCGCGGAGACGATC harbors:
- a CDS encoding MFS transporter, encoding MRKLVAASIGNAIEWYDWTIYSAFSVYFASRFFPGELALVNTLATFALAFFFRPLGGWLLGRFADLHGRKTSMLLTIALMAGGSLLIGVLPTFDLIGWAAPALLVLARIGQGLSLGGEVSNASAYLAEIAPASRRGRYSAFFYISTGTALLIASLLGFLLTSVLSEQQLTDFGWRIPFVIGGVLGLLGLWLRRSLEETEQFADNQDKARALKNPLWTTLRRHPKAVGQLIGFSMLSTLCYYTFFSALTPFAVQTRGADATDVFLALSIATALFIALQYPMGALSDRFGRKPQLLAWSAATAVLIVPLSALVRPGLGALLVVFCIGVGLYTAMTSIAPAIMSELFPTELRGLGIGAWYNLTVAVFGGTAPLVIQGLAAFDASTAFFWYIAVSAVVAFLVIRTLPETKGTELR
- the proB gene encoding glutamate 5-kinase, coding for MTDEVELSPTRKSIAAAQRLVVKVGSSSLTTSKGALDQARLAALVDAVTARVEAGAQVVVVSSGAIAAGIAPLGLRRRPRDLATKQAAASVGQQALAHAYAESFARYRRTVGQVLLTADDVVRRAHYRNAQRTLNRLLTLGVVPVVNENDTVATAEIRFGDNDRLAALVSHLVGADALLLLSDVDALYDGDPRGGGASVIREVTGAADLDGVDASGAGSGVGTGGMASKVEAARVACTAGIPVLLTSAAQAGRALGDADVGTAFAATGTRLSARRFWLAHAAGARGRLWLDDGAVTAVVRRRRSLLAAGITAVEGTFDGGDVVELLDPSGAVVARGVVAYDAGELPDLIGRSSYDLPAEQRREVVHADDLVPLR
- the obgE gene encoding GTPase ObgE, with protein sequence MEGLVSRFIDRVTIHIAAGDGGNGCASVHREKFKPLGGPDGGNGGRGGDVRLVVDSGVHTLLDFHHRPHATASNGKPGKGGHRNGALGEDLILPVPDGTVVLTEDGEVLADLIGPGTTFVAAEGGRGGLGNAALASKARKAPGFALLGEPGEQLDLVLELKSVADAGLLGFPSAGKSSLISVVSAAKPKIADYPFTTLAPNLGVVTAGETVFTVADVPGLIPGASEGRGLGLDFLRHIERCAVLVHVVDCATMEPGRDPLSDVDALEAELARYTPALQGEHGDLADRPRLVVLNKVDVPEARELAELIRPDLESRGLRVFEVSTASHEGLRELSFALAEEVEHYRASLPAPEPARVVVRPHAIGDTGFSIETDPEDDEAFIVRGEKPERWVRQTQFDNDEAVGFLADRLAKLGVEEALGRAGAEPGSQVTIGTVTFDWEPSTPAGVAAMLSGRGTDNRLDSTDRVGASERKAAKKARRSHLDAEGGYVGGAGAEEDE
- the rpmA gene encoding 50S ribosomal protein L27, yielding MAHKKGASSSRNGRDSNAQYLGVKRYGGQVVKAGEILLRQRGTKFHPGLNVGRGKDDTLFALSAGEVEFGSKRGRKTVNIVPAEVV
- the rplU gene encoding 50S ribosomal protein L21, translating into MYAIVKTGGKQYKVAVGDVVEVEKLEGDSGTEVTFPAVLVVDGTDVTADANALAKVSVTGKLVEQTKGPKIRIHKFKNKTGYQKRQGHRQKLTRVEVTGITK